A window of Nocardia arthritidis genomic DNA:
TCGGCTTCGGCGCGGCCGCGATCAACCCGTACATGGCCTTCGAGACCATCGAGGACATGCTGGAGCGCGGCGCGATCTCGCTCGGCACCGGCAGCCTGGAGTCCGACTACCGCAAGGCCGTCGCCAACTTCAACAAGGCGGCGGGCAAGGGTGTGCTGAAGGTGATGTCCAAGATGGGCATCTCCACCATGGCCTCCTACAACGGCGCGCAGCTTTTCCAGGTGATCGGTCTGTCGCAGGAACTGGTGGACGAATACTTCACCGGTCTGCGCTCGCACCTGGACGGCATCGGCCTCGAGGAGATCGCCGCCGATGTCGCCGAGCGGCACAAGCTGGCCTTCCTGGAGAACCGCAATGAGCGCGCGCATCGCGAGCTCGAGGTGGGCGGCGAATACCAGTGGCGGCGCGAGGGTGAGTACCACCTGTTCAACCCGGACACCGTCTTCAAGCTGCAGCACGCGACCCGCTCGGGTCAGTACTCGATCTTCAAGGAGTACACCAAGCTGGTCGACGACCAGTCCGAGCGCCTCGCCTCGCTGCGCGGTCTGTTCAAGTTCAAGACCAAGGAGCGCAAGCCGATCTCGATCGACGAGGTCGAGCCCGCCTCGGAGATCGTGAAGCGGTTCTCCACCGGCGCGATGAGCTACGGCTCGATCTCGTCCGAGGCGCACGAGACCCTCGCCATCGCGATGAACCGCCTCGGCGGCCGGTCGAATTCGGGTGAGGGCGGCGAGCATCCGGCCCGCTTCGAGGTCGAGGAGAACGGCGACTGGCGGCGTTCGGCGATCAAGCAGGTGGCCTCCGGCCGCTTCGGCGTCACCGCGCACTACCTGACCAACTGCACCGATATCCAGATCAAGATGGCGCAGGGCGCGAAACCCGGTGAGGGCGGCCAGCTTCCGGCGCACAAGGTGTACCCGTGGGTGGCCGAGGTCCGGCACTCCACGCCCGGCGTCGGCCTGATCTCGCCGCCGCCGCACCACGACATCTACTCGATCGAGGATCTGGCGCAGCTGATCCACGACCTGAAGAATGCGAACCCGCAGGCGCGGATTCACGTGAAACTTGTTGCCGAACCGGGCGTCGGCACCGTCGCCGCCGGTGTGTCGAAGGCGCACGCCGACGTGGTGCTGATCTCCGGCCACGACGGCGGCACCGGTGCGTCGCCGCTCACCTCGCTGAAGCATGCGGGCGGTCCGTGGGAGCTCGGCCTGGCCGAGACCCAGCAGACGTTGCTGCTCAACGGACTTCGCGACCGCATCGTCGTGCAGGTGGACGGTCAGATGAAGACCGGCCGCGACGTGATGATCGCCGCGCTGCTCGGCGCGGAGGAATTCGGTTTCGCCACAGCGCCTTTGGTGGTGTCGGGCTGCATCATGATGCGCGTGTGCCACCTCGACACCTGCCCCGTCGGTGTCGCGACGCAGAATCCGGTGCTGCGCGAACGCTTCACCGGTAAGCCGGAATTCGTCGAGAACTTCATGCTGTTCATCGCCGAAGAGGTCCGGGAACTGCTGGCGCAGTTGGGCTTCCGCACCTTGAACGAGGCCATCGGCCGGGTCGACATGCTGGATACCACGCGGGCCAAGGCACATTGGAAGGCCAGCAAGCTGGACCTCTCGCCGATCCTCGACGATGTCGAGACGGCGTTCATGTACCAGGACCGCCGCTGCACCAAGGCGCAGGACCACGGCCTGGACAAGGCGCTGGACCAGCAGCTGATCGAGCAGAGCCGGGACGCGCTGGAGCGCGGCCAGGCGGTGAAGTTCGAAACCAAGATCACCAATGTGAACCGCACCGTCGGCACCATGCTCGGCCACGAGGTGACCAAGCTCTACGGCGGAACAGGCCTGCCCGACAACACGATCGACATCACCTTCACCGGTTCGGCGGGTAACAGCTTCGGCGCGTTCGTCCCGGCCGGTATCACCCTGCGGGTGCACGGTGACGCGAACGACTATGTCGGCAAGGGACTTTCGGGTGGTCACCTGGTGGTCCGTCCGTCGCAGAACGCACCGGCCGATTTCGTCGCCGAGCAGAACATCATCGCGGGCAACGTGATCCTGTTCGGCGCCACCAGCGGGCGGGCATTCATCCGCGGTGTCGTCGGCGAGCGATTCGCGGTGCGCAACTCCGGCGCCACCGCGGTGGTCGAGGGCGTCGGCGACCACGGCTGCGAATACATGACCGGCGGCCGGGTGGTGATCCTGGGTGAGACCGGGCGCAACTTCGGCGCCGGTATGTCCGGCGGTGTGGCATTCGTCTACGACCCGGACGGCACCCTGGCCGACCGGGTGAACCCGGAGCAGGCGCAGGCGCTGGAGCCGCTCTCGGGCGACGACTTCACGTGGCTGCACGACATCGTCGCGCAGCACCGGGACGAGACGGGTTCCGCTGTGGCCGAACGCATTCTGAGCGATTGGTCGCAGCAGGTGAACCACTTCGTGAAGGTTATGCCGCGCGAATACAAGAAGGTTTTGCTCGCGATCTCCGAGGCCGAGAAGAACGGCAAGGATGTCGACGACGCGATCATGGAGGCCGCTCGTGGGTGACACGCAGGGATTTCTGAAGCACACTTCGCGTGAGCTCCCGAAGCGGCGGCCGGTGCCGCTGCGCCTGATGGACTGGAAAGAGGTCTACGAGGAGAACTTCTCCAAGGACACCTTGAAGACCCAGGCCAGCCGCTGCATGGACTGTGGAATTCCGTTCTGCCACAACGGTTGTCCGCTGGGCAACCTGATTCCGGAATGGAACGACCTCGTCTACAAGGATCGCTGGCGCGACGGTATCGACCGGCTGCACGCCACCAACAACTTCCCGGAATTCACCGGGCGGCTGTGTCCGGCGCCGTGCGAATCGTCCTGCGTGCTGGGCATCAACCAGGACGCGGTGACCATCAAGCAGGTCGAGGTCGAGCTGATCGAGAACGCCTTCGACGAGGGCTGGGTGACCCCGGTCTACCCGACCCGGTTGACCGGTAAGCGGGTGGCCGTCGTCGGCTCCGGCCCGGCCGGTCTGGCCGCCGCACAGCAGCTGACCCGTGCAGGCCACACCGTCACGGTGTTCGAGCGGGCCGACCGCATCGGCGGTCTGCTGCGCTACGGCATTCCGGAATTCAAGATGGAGAAGCGCTTCATCGACCGCCGCCTCGCGCAGATGGAGGCCGAGGGCACCATCTTCAAGACCGGGGTGAACGTCGGCGTCGACATCACCGCCGAGCAGCTGCGCGAGCAGTACGACGCGATCGTGCTGGCCGGCGGCGCCACCCTGGCCCGCGACCTGCCGATTCCGGGTCGCGATCTGGACGGTATCCATCAGGCGATGGAATTCCTGCCGTGGGCCAATCGGGTGCAGCTCGGCGACGACGTCACCGACGCCGACGGGCTGCCGCCGATCCATGCGAAGGATAAGAAGGTCGTCATCATCGGCGGTGGTGACACCGGCGCCGACTGCCTCGGCACCTCGCACCGGCAGGGCGCGGCGAGCGTGCACCAGTTCGAGATCATGCCGCGGCCGCCGGAGGAGCGTGCGACGTCCACCCCGTGGCCGACCTATCCCCTCATGTACCGGGTGTCCTCGGCGCACGAGGAGGGCGGCGAGCGGGTGTTCTCGGTGAACACCGAGCGTTTCGTCGGCGCGGACGGCAAGGTGACCGGCCTGGAGGCGCACGAGGTCAAGATGGTGAACGGCCGCTTCGAGAAGGTGGACGGCACCGACTTCACCCTCGAGGCCGACCTGGTGCTGCTCGCCATGGGCTTCGTCGGTCCCGAAAAGCCGGGCCTGCTCACCGATTTGGGCGTCGGCTACGACCAGCGCGGCAACGTCCAGCGCGACCGGAACTGGGCCACCAACGTCCCCGGCGTATTCGTCGCGGGCGATATGGGCCGCGGCCAGTCCCTGATCGTGTGGGCCATCGCCGAGGGCCGCGCCGCCGCGGCCGCCGTCGACAACTACCTGGAGGGTGAGACCGCGCTGCCCGCGCCCATCACCCCCACCATGGTCGCCCAGCGCTGATCGGCTTCGCTCGAAAACGCCTGTGGACAAATCGTCCACAGGCGTTTTTATTGTGCGTGCCGCGGCGCCGATCAGGTGAGTTGCCGGGCGTCGTCCGCTATGACAATGTCCGGCGAGCACTTTCGTAGCGGAGGGTGGCGGCGCGTATTTCTTGCACTGTCTCGGCGAGAATGCCGAATTCGCGGTGGGCGATGCAGGAGAGGCTGATCAGCGGGACCATCGTGTGCTGAAATGCTCGCGGCGTATTGGATCGGATCATCGGGACTCGGTTGTACATCGAATAGTCGGAGCTCGTATCCCCGATGTCCTGGTAGGCCCAGTGGCACGGCGCGTTTCGGATGAGCGTCTCACCCAGGTAGCGGACCGCGCCGGTCACGAAGGGATCGACGACCGTTGATTTGCTCCCTGACCAGCTCGGGAATCGGTCGAAGACGAGGGTTTCCAAGGTATGCAGGGAATCGATGCCGAAGTCGAAGGGGAAATCGCTCGGTAGGAAACGGATCCGCCAGTCGACCAGTGCCGGGACCATATCGGACAACCACCGGTCGAGGAAGATCTTGGCGGGTTCGGTCATGACCCGCCGATCCATCGCCATATACCACTCGAGCGAATCCGGTTCGGCAACAATGAGATTCCCATCCGATGGCGGCTCATCCGGGACGCCGTAGAAGTCGAGGCCGAACGCATTGCCGAGCGCGGCGGCCTGTTCGGGCGAGGCCAAGAGGTAGACGTCGTCCCCGAACCGACTGTCCCTGCGACGGATCTGGTGGAACATCCGCGGATCGTTGCCTCCGGGGTCCAGATCGTTGAACTGCTCCGACACCGACGCCAGGTCGACATAGTCGTCGGACTCGTGGTCGACATACCACCACATCGATTCGCCATTGCGCCGGAAATGCAGGTATTCATAGTCGTTCTCGATCCGCACCAGCGCGACATCGGAGACCACAACCGCGCCACCCGTGCAATCGACCACATCGTCTTCCAGCTTGGATCGGTAGTAATCCGCGACGTCGTCGACATCCTCACTGTGGATCGAAATGGCAATGCCGAACTCTGGAATCCAACCGATCACATTCTTTTCGTCCAGTTCCTCGTCCAAATGCTCCGCCCGCCACTTGGCGATTTCGGCTAGCACCGCCGCGGCCTTCTCCTCCGTCACCATGCCCAGCTCGATCAGCAGTTCGGCCAGCGCTCGGACGGTCCTTCTCGTCATGCCGCCCGATTGTGGCCCATACCTCCGACATGCCGAACCGATTGCGCCTGTGGACAATTCATCCACAGGCGCGATCGGTTGGGGACTACGCGACCGCGTAGC
This region includes:
- the gltB gene encoding glutamate synthase large subunit; the encoded protein is MTQLPGHRSPGPIGLYDPAHEHDACGVAFVVDMHGRRSRDIVDKAITALLNLEHRGAAGAEPNSGDGAGILIQVPDAFFRAVVDFELPAEGAYATGIAFLPQARREAARAAYGVEKIVKEEGLDVLGWREVPIDESSLGALARDAMPTFRQIFIASPKNSTEQLSGMDLERRAYVIRKRVEHELGSSGAGEGAVGKESVYFPSLSGQTFVYKGMFTTPQLRAFYLDLQDGRVESALGIVHSRFSTNTFPSWPLAHPFRRVAHNGEINTVTGNENWMRAREALLHSDIFGTDSAGNNRLEKIFPICTPGASDTARFDEVLELLHLGGRSLPHAVLMMIPEAWERNENMDPRQRAFYEYHSMLMEPWDGPASVCFTDGTVVGAVLDRNGLRPSRVWVTDDGLVVMASEVGVLDIDPSKVVRKARLQPGRMFLVDTAQGRIVGDEEIKSELAAEHPYQEWLDAGVTKLADLPDRPHVHMSHDRVLIRQQIFGYTNEELNLLIAPMAKTGGEALGSMGTDTPIAVLSARPRLLFDYFSQLFAQVTNPPLDAIREEVVTSLNRAIGPEADLLHPGPESCKQIAIEQPILDNDELAKLIHINDDGSQPALRSVVIHGLYPVAKGGKGLRRALKAINTQVSAAIDGGARIIVLSDRESNEKLAPIPSLLLTSSVHHHLVRERTRTKVGLVVEAGDAREVHHMATLVGFGAAAINPYMAFETIEDMLERGAISLGTGSLESDYRKAVANFNKAAGKGVLKVMSKMGISTMASYNGAQLFQVIGLSQELVDEYFTGLRSHLDGIGLEEIAADVAERHKLAFLENRNERAHRELEVGGEYQWRREGEYHLFNPDTVFKLQHATRSGQYSIFKEYTKLVDDQSERLASLRGLFKFKTKERKPISIDEVEPASEIVKRFSTGAMSYGSISSEAHETLAIAMNRLGGRSNSGEGGEHPARFEVEENGDWRRSAIKQVASGRFGVTAHYLTNCTDIQIKMAQGAKPGEGGQLPAHKVYPWVAEVRHSTPGVGLISPPPHHDIYSIEDLAQLIHDLKNANPQARIHVKLVAEPGVGTVAAGVSKAHADVVLISGHDGGTGASPLTSLKHAGGPWELGLAETQQTLLLNGLRDRIVVQVDGQMKTGRDVMIAALLGAEEFGFATAPLVVSGCIMMRVCHLDTCPVGVATQNPVLRERFTGKPEFVENFMLFIAEEVRELLAQLGFRTLNEAIGRVDMLDTTRAKAHWKASKLDLSPILDDVETAFMYQDRRCTKAQDHGLDKALDQQLIEQSRDALERGQAVKFETKITNVNRTVGTMLGHEVTKLYGGTGLPDNTIDITFTGSAGNSFGAFVPAGITLRVHGDANDYVGKGLSGGHLVVRPSQNAPADFVAEQNIIAGNVILFGATSGRAFIRGVVGERFAVRNSGATAVVEGVGDHGCEYMTGGRVVILGETGRNFGAGMSGGVAFVYDPDGTLADRVNPEQAQALEPLSGDDFTWLHDIVAQHRDETGSAVAERILSDWSQQVNHFVKVMPREYKKVLLAISEAEKNGKDVDDAIMEAARG
- a CDS encoding glutamate synthase subunit beta — translated: MGDTQGFLKHTSRELPKRRPVPLRLMDWKEVYEENFSKDTLKTQASRCMDCGIPFCHNGCPLGNLIPEWNDLVYKDRWRDGIDRLHATNNFPEFTGRLCPAPCESSCVLGINQDAVTIKQVEVELIENAFDEGWVTPVYPTRLTGKRVAVVGSGPAGLAAAQQLTRAGHTVTVFERADRIGGLLRYGIPEFKMEKRFIDRRLAQMEAEGTIFKTGVNVGVDITAEQLREQYDAIVLAGGATLARDLPIPGRDLDGIHQAMEFLPWANRVQLGDDVTDADGLPPIHAKDKKVVIIGGGDTGADCLGTSHRQGAASVHQFEIMPRPPEERATSTPWPTYPLMYRVSSAHEEGGERVFSVNTERFVGADGKVTGLEAHEVKMVNGRFEKVDGTDFTLEADLVLLAMGFVGPEKPGLLTDLGVGYDQRGNVQRDRNWATNVPGVFVAGDMGRGQSLIVWAIAEGRAAAAAVDNYLEGETALPAPITPTMVAQR